The following are from one region of the Longimicrobiales bacterium genome:
- the hslO gene encoding Hsp33 family molecular chaperone HslO, which translates to MQNRNYLVRASAYDGLVRAFAVDATDVVGELTSRHQTEPAVSAALGRLSTGALLFGAMLKEDDQLVTIRVQGDGPAGTLLASANGKGEVRGLVATPRPNVEQVRNGKLNVRGAVGTDGRLTVTKDLGMRQPYSGTVGIVSGEIGEDLAHYLATSEQVPSAVGIGVFVQPDESIEAAGGYIVQLMPGMSDRDAIAIETAVRAMPHPTTMLRQHETPENILDRIFGDAGFTVLDRKPVSFHCPCSRERAERALLLLGADQIEELRERPDDTGAELKCEFCLRAYSFTDEELRELARRAA; encoded by the coding sequence ATGCAGAACCGGAACTACCTCGTCCGCGCTTCCGCCTATGACGGGCTCGTGCGCGCGTTCGCCGTCGATGCGACGGACGTCGTGGGTGAGCTCACGTCACGGCATCAGACGGAGCCCGCGGTGAGCGCCGCCCTCGGGCGCCTCTCGACGGGCGCACTTCTCTTCGGCGCCATGCTGAAGGAGGACGACCAGCTCGTAACCATCCGTGTGCAGGGCGACGGGCCCGCGGGGACCCTGCTCGCATCCGCGAACGGCAAAGGCGAGGTGCGCGGCCTGGTCGCTACACCGCGCCCCAACGTCGAGCAGGTCCGCAACGGCAAGCTGAACGTGCGCGGCGCCGTGGGCACCGATGGCCGGCTCACCGTCACCAAGGATCTCGGAATGCGCCAGCCGTACAGCGGGACCGTCGGCATCGTGAGCGGCGAGATCGGTGAAGACCTGGCGCATTACCTGGCGACCAGCGAGCAGGTCCCGTCCGCCGTCGGCATCGGTGTCTTCGTGCAGCCCGACGAGTCCATCGAGGCCGCGGGCGGCTACATCGTGCAGCTCATGCCCGGCATGAGCGACCGCGATGCGATCGCGATCGAGACTGCGGTGCGGGCGATGCCGCACCCCACCACCATGCTCAGGCAGCACGAGACTCCGGAAAACATCCTCGACCGGATCTTCGGCGACGCCGGCTTCACCGTCCTCGACCGGAAGCCTGTCAGCTTCCACTGCCCGTGCAGCCGCGAACGCGCCGAGCGCGCCCTGCTGCTGCTCGGCGCCGACCAGATCGAGGAGCTGCGCGAGCGCCCCGACGACACGGGCGCCGAACTGAAGTGCGAGTTCTGCCTCAGGGCCTACTCCTTCACCGACGAAGAGCTGAGGGAGCTCGCGCGCCGCGCCGCCTGA
- a CDS encoding co-chaperone GroES family protein has product MTANNSDSGSKRLIVVGDRVLISPEEGEDRSRVGLYLPPSAVDAQAVQTGTVVAVGPGTPISAPTDLGDEPWKMSGGEPRFLPVQAQVGDYAIFFRRAAVEITFEGRKFLVVPQAAILGLVREPPPEDRW; this is encoded by the coding sequence ATGACAGCGAACAACTCAGACTCCGGATCCAAGCGGCTGATCGTCGTTGGCGATCGCGTCCTGATTTCCCCCGAGGAAGGCGAGGACCGCAGCCGCGTGGGCCTGTACCTGCCGCCATCGGCGGTGGATGCGCAGGCCGTGCAGACGGGCACGGTGGTAGCGGTCGGGCCGGGCACGCCCATCTCCGCTCCGACCGACCTCGGCGACGAGCCGTGGAAGATGTCCGGCGGCGAACCGCGGTTCCTGCCGGTACAGGCGCAGGTCGGCGACTACGCGATCTTCTTCCGACGCGCCGCTGTCGAGATCACGTTCGAAGGCAGGAAATTCCTCGTCGTGCCACAGGCGGCGATCCTCGGGCTCGTACGTGAACCGCCGCCCGAAGACCGCTGGTAG